Proteins encoded in a region of the Chloroflexota bacterium genome:
- a CDS encoding UvrD-helicase domain-containing protein, with translation MTEGLERSWEDLASALNPRQREAVTAPAGPLLVIAGPGSGKTRVITYRAIYLITQRGVPPDRILAVTFTNRAAEEMRARLEQVAGVSGEDIWLHTFHAVGLRLLREHGEAIDLPADFIVADEEMQHQALRDALRELDLSPELYPIHALQDYISRRKGAMQDPARSLAREEMEIIYADVARAYQDWLQKHQALDFDDLIYYAVQLLARRADIRRQVQAQLPHVLVDEYQDINLAQYHLLTLLASPGSDITVVADGDQSIYGWRGAQPSLIDRFQRRYRPRVIVLEQSYRSTQTILYAAQWLIARGQAPPWRDPKRRTYLRTVHSRGDPIYHYIFATAQQEQAWLAALIRRLHEERGYRYGDIAILYRTHRLADPLEGYLVQHGIPVHRVQKDHFFRRPLVREVTRYLHLLRSLASAPDQEVIAALNFPRTLVDELTIMQLERLAHRHQISLAELVRSSDRFPELSPLTRAALRSFLQLFEEELRPVAHQPVTVIVERLLDTLAVRRRPFDPEEWRRLLDWAEFSARPDAVARIRDWLDRRVPFTVYAPPTIDGACAAAILCRALRDYLAYPVAAQLDASLDSPQLNLVAEGEPALTVHVPPQRAVGQSLAAIAWRLAQDILATYETLADGRFVVYDLETTGTNVRRDEIVEIGAQVMEHRRDAAPPFYSLVRPARGSIPAAATKVHGISWADVKDADPIEVVLPRFLAYVGESTVAGHNIIAFDNRFVDREAARLLGRSFRNPALDTLSLAQRLLPDEHSYSLEHLLRRLKLGEAVEHRAAQDVQQTQMLLLALLEENRRQLALNALPEMLPWVGLGLLGAEADLEDENRALWHGALRTRELAPPLEEHIVAQLPVEERARLDELARRLMAVPPPPMAEDEAWSAMRENFMAYLASFARFSRDLSLGAFLDHQALVTSLDIEGTGTEGDRVTMMTLHNAKGTEFPVVIIIGVEEENLPLWTTMEEEEALAEERRVFYVGMTRARERLFLCSVRDRGDGFVRLPSRFAFELPAEYVRRFRIDPQGQVQELDPSGKTAER, from the coding sequence ATGACCGAAGGATTGGAGCGAAGCTGGGAAGATCTAGCTTCTGCCCTGAACCCACGTCAACGGGAGGCGGTAACAGCGCCGGCAGGGCCTTTGCTCGTCATCGCCGGCCCCGGTAGCGGCAAGACGCGCGTCATCACCTACCGAGCGATCTACCTCATCACCCAGCGAGGCGTCCCGCCCGACCGCATCCTGGCCGTCACCTTCACGAACCGGGCTGCCGAGGAGATGCGTGCACGCCTTGAACAGGTGGCAGGCGTATCCGGCGAGGACATCTGGCTTCACACCTTCCACGCCGTCGGCCTTCGTCTCCTGCGCGAGCACGGCGAGGCCATCGATCTGCCTGCCGATTTCATCGTCGCCGACGAGGAGATGCAGCATCAGGCGTTGCGGGATGCACTGCGAGAGCTGGACCTCAGCCCAGAGCTATACCCGATCCACGCCTTGCAGGATTACATCAGCCGCAGAAAGGGCGCCATGCAGGATCCAGCGCGCTCCCTGGCCCGGGAGGAGATGGAGATCATCTACGCGGACGTCGCGCGCGCCTATCAGGATTGGCTTCAAAAACACCAGGCCCTCGACTTCGATGATCTGATCTATTACGCCGTGCAATTGCTGGCGCGCCGGGCAGATATCCGTCGCCAGGTACAGGCGCAATTGCCCCATGTGCTAGTGGACGAGTACCAGGATATCAACCTGGCCCAATACCATCTGCTGACCCTGCTGGCCTCCCCGGGAAGCGATATCACCGTCGTCGCCGACGGCGACCAGTCCATCTACGGCTGGCGGGGGGCTCAGCCATCGCTGATCGATCGGTTCCAGCGCCGCTACCGCCCGCGCGTGATCGTGCTCGAGCAGAGCTACCGTTCCACTCAGACAATCCTCTACGCCGCCCAGTGGCTGATCGCCCGCGGCCAGGCACCTCCCTGGCGCGACCCCAAGCGGCGGACCTACCTTCGCACCGTTCACTCACGCGGCGATCCCATCTACCACTACATTTTCGCCACAGCTCAGCAGGAACAGGCCTGGCTGGCCGCCCTGATCCGCCGCCTGCACGAGGAGCGGGGCTATCGGTATGGCGACATCGCGATCCTGTACCGCACCCACCGGCTGGCCGACCCGCTGGAGGGCTACCTGGTCCAGCACGGCATCCCGGTGCATCGCGTGCAAAAAGATCACTTCTTCCGGCGCCCCCTGGTGCGCGAGGTAACCCGATATCTGCATCTGTTGCGCTCACTGGCCTCCGCGCCGGACCAGGAGGTGATCGCCGCCCTCAACTTCCCGCGAACGTTGGTGGACGAGCTGACCATCATGCAGCTAGAGCGGCTCGCGCACCGTCATCAGATCAGCCTAGCAGAGCTGGTCCGTTCCAGCGATCGTTTCCCCGAGCTCAGCCCGCTGACCCGGGCGGCCTTACGCTCCTTCCTCCAACTCTTCGAGGAGGAACTGCGTCCGGTCGCCCATCAGCCGGTCACCGTGATCGTGGAACGGTTGCTGGATACCCTGGCGGTCCGCCGTAGGCCTTTTGACCCCGAAGAGTGGCGGCGCCTGCTCGACTGGGCCGAGTTCTCCGCCCGCCCCGACGCTGTAGCCCGGATTCGCGATTGGCTGGATCGCCGTGTACCTTTCACCGTCTACGCTCCCCCCACGATCGATGGCGCGTGCGCGGCAGCCATCCTGTGCCGCGCCCTGCGGGACTATCTGGCCTACCCCGTCGCCGCCCAATTGGACGCGTCGCTGGACAGCCCGCAACTGAACCTCGTCGCCGAGGGGGAGCCGGCGCTGACCGTGCACGTCCCGCCCCAGCGCGCAGTGGGCCAATCCCTCGCCGCCATCGCCTGGAGACTGGCACAGGATATCCTGGCAACCTATGAGACCCTCGCCGACGGCCGGTTCGTGGTGTATGATCTGGAGACTACGGGCACGAATGTCCGTCGGGATGAGATCGTGGAGATCGGGGCCCAAGTCATGGAACATCGACGAGATGCGGCCCCACCTTTCTATTCGCTGGTACGCCCCGCCCGGGGCTCCATCCCGGCGGCGGCGACGAAAGTGCACGGCATCTCCTGGGCCGATGTGAAGGACGCGGATCCCATCGAGGTCGTGTTGCCGCGATTCCTGGCGTATGTGGGAGAGTCCACGGTGGCCGGGCACAACATCATCGCGTTTGACAACCGGTTCGTCGATCGGGAGGCCGCCCGGCTGTTGGGACGCTCCTTTCGCAACCCGGCGCTGGACACCCTGTCGCTGGCCCAGCGCCTGCTGCCCGATGAACACAGCTACAGCCTGGAACACCTCCTACGCAGGCTGAAGCTGGGCGAGGCGGTTGAGCATCGCGCGGCCCAGGATGTCCAGCAGACACAGATGCTCCTGCTCGCCCTGCTTGAGGAGAACCGGCGACAGCTGGCGCTGAATGCCCTGCCGGAGATGCTCCCGTGGGTGGGGTTGGGCCTGCTGGGCGCTGAGGCCGATTTGGAGGACGAGAACCGGGCGCTATGGCACGGCGCATTGCGCACGCGAGAGCTCGCGCCCCCGCTGGAGGAACACATCGTGGCGCAACTGCCGGTGGAGGAGCGCGCTCGACTGGATGAGCTCGCGCGGCGCCTGATGGCCGTACCGCCCCCACCCATGGCCGAAGATGAGGCCTGGAGCGCCATGCGCGAGAACTTCATGGCCTACCTCGCGAGCTTCGCACGCTTCAGCCGGGATCTCTCGCTGGGCGCCTTCCTGGACCACCAGGCCCTGGTCACCAGCCTGGACATCGAGGGCACGGGGACGGAAGGGGACCGGGTGACGATGATGACCCTTCACAACGCCAAGGGAACGGAGTTCCCGGTGGTCATCATCATCGGTGTGGAGGAGGAGAATCTGCCTCTGTGGACGACCATGGAGGAGGAGGAGGCGCTGGCTGAGGAGCGTCGCGTGTTCTACGTGGGTATGACCCGAGCGCGAGAGCGGCTGTTCCTCTGCTCTGTACGCGATCGAGGCGATGGCTTCGTTCGCCTGCCCTCCCGATTCGCGTTCGAGCTGCCCGCCGAATACGTGCGCCGCTTTCGCATCGATCCCCAGGGGCAGGTGCAGGAGCTTGACCCATCCGGCAAAACGGCGGAAAGATGA